A genomic region of Ornithorhynchus anatinus isolate Pmale09 chromosome 7, mOrnAna1.pri.v4, whole genome shotgun sequence contains the following coding sequences:
- the TMEM241 gene encoding transmembrane protein 241 isoform X1: MPWPRPPAGLAFCACHLAAHLTNKYVLTTLKFTYPTLFQGWQTLIGGLLLHLSWKLGWVEISSGSRSHVLAWLPASVLFVGIIYAGSRALSRLPVPVFLTLHSAADGLVCAFRRIVLRERTSLPKISSALFVLAAAACLPHHDAQFDQEGYFWALSHLLCVGAYKILLKAQKSNVLSDIDQQYLNYIFSAVLLTFASYPTGELLRAVEFPFLYFYRFHSSCWASGFLGFFLSLSTVKLKSQMAPGLCTGWMVFAKPPARWTRRSLAGLLGEVEHVEERWGRPRSPEAAGGWISSCEASEGKNQGSHEN, translated from the exons ATGCCCTGGCCCAGGCCGCCCGCCGGCCTCGCCTTCTGCGCCTGCCACCTGGCGGCACACCTCACCAACAag TACGTGCTGACTACCTTGAAGTTCACTTACCCCACGCTTTTCCAAGG GTGGCAGACTTTAATCGGAGGACTCCTGCTCCATCTGTCCTGGAAGCTCGGCTGGGTGGAGATCAGCAGCGGCTCAAG GTCTCACGTGCTGGCCTGGCTCCCTGCTTCTGTGCTGTTTGTCGGCATCATCTATGCGGGCTCAAGGGCGCTCTCTCGACTG CCCGTTCCCGTGTTCCTCACCCTGCACAGTGCAGCCGACGGGCTCGTCTGCGCCTTCCGGAGGATCGTGCTGAGGGAG CGTACATCTCTTCCAAAGATCTCTAG CGCACTCTTCGTCCTGGCCGCAGCAGCCTGCCTTCCTCATCACGAtgctcag TTTGATCAGGAAGGATATTTTTGGGCCCTAAGTCATCTACTATGTGTAg GGGCTTACAAAATACTTCTCAAGGCCCAGAAATCTAACGTGTTAAG TGACATCGACCAGCAGTACTTAAACTACATATTCAG TGCGGTGCTACTGACCTTTGCATCTTACCCAACAG GTGAACTGCTCAGGGCCGTGGAGTTTCCATTCCTGTATTTCTATCGATTTCACAGCAGCTGCTGGGCCAG tgGGTTCCTGGGATTCTTTCTGAGCCTGAGCACTGTGAAGCTGAAAAGCCAGATGGCTCCCGGACTGTGCACTGGGTGGATGGTCTTTGCCAag CCTCCTGCTCGGTGGACTCGGAGAAGCCTTGCTGGTCTACTCGGAGAGGTCGAGCACGTAGAGGAGAGGTGGGGTCGACCCCGGAGCCCTGAGGCAGCAGGAGGATGGATCAGCTCCTGTGAGGCATCGGAAGGAAAAAACCAAGGCAGCCATGAGAACTGA
- the TMEM241 gene encoding transmembrane protein 241 isoform X2, which produces MPWPRPPAGLAFCACHLAAHLTNKYVLTTLKFTYPTLFQGWQTLIGGLLLHLSWKLGWVEISSGSRSHVLAWLPASVLFVGIIYAGSRALSRLPVPVFLTLHSAADGLVCAFRRIVLRERTSLPKISSALFVLAAAACLPHHDAQFDQEGYFWALSHLLCVGAYKILLKAQKSNVLSDIDQQYLNYIFSAVLLTFASYPTGELLRAVEFPFLYFYRFHSSCWASGFLGFFLSLSTVKLKSQMAPGLCTGWMVFAKVITAGLSLLCFDMVLNPPMVCCLLLGGLGEALLVYSERSST; this is translated from the exons ATGCCCTGGCCCAGGCCGCCCGCCGGCCTCGCCTTCTGCGCCTGCCACCTGGCGGCACACCTCACCAACAag TACGTGCTGACTACCTTGAAGTTCACTTACCCCACGCTTTTCCAAGG GTGGCAGACTTTAATCGGAGGACTCCTGCTCCATCTGTCCTGGAAGCTCGGCTGGGTGGAGATCAGCAGCGGCTCAAG GTCTCACGTGCTGGCCTGGCTCCCTGCTTCTGTGCTGTTTGTCGGCATCATCTATGCGGGCTCAAGGGCGCTCTCTCGACTG CCCGTTCCCGTGTTCCTCACCCTGCACAGTGCAGCCGACGGGCTCGTCTGCGCCTTCCGGAGGATCGTGCTGAGGGAG CGTACATCTCTTCCAAAGATCTCTAG CGCACTCTTCGTCCTGGCCGCAGCAGCCTGCCTTCCTCATCACGAtgctcag TTTGATCAGGAAGGATATTTTTGGGCCCTAAGTCATCTACTATGTGTAg GGGCTTACAAAATACTTCTCAAGGCCCAGAAATCTAACGTGTTAAG TGACATCGACCAGCAGTACTTAAACTACATATTCAG TGCGGTGCTACTGACCTTTGCATCTTACCCAACAG GTGAACTGCTCAGGGCCGTGGAGTTTCCATTCCTGTATTTCTATCGATTTCACAGCAGCTGCTGGGCCAG tgGGTTCCTGGGATTCTTTCTGAGCCTGAGCACTGTGAAGCTGAAAAGCCAGATGGCTCCCGGACTGTGCACTGGGTGGATGGTCTTTGCCAag GTGATCACGGCCGGGTTATCATTATTGTGTTTTGACATGGTCCTGAACCCTCCCATGGTGTGTTG CCTCCTGCTCGGTGGACTCGGAGAAGCCTTGCTGGTCTACTCGGAGAGGTCGAGCACGTAG